A segment of the Leclercia adecarboxylata genome:
CGGGCTGGCGCTGGAAAAACTGCTGTCGCTGCCACAGCCGCCGACCGCGGTGTTCTGTCACAGTGACGTGATGGCGCTCGGCGCACTCTCGTATGCGAAGCGGCACGGTCTGAATGTGCCGAAAGACCTCTCCATCATTGGCTTCGATAACATTTCCCTGTCTGAGTTTTGCGATCCGCCGCTCACAACCGTGGCGCAGCCTCGCTATGAGATTGGCCGGGAAGCGATGCTGCTGTTATTGGATCAACTCAACGGCCAGACGGTCAGCAGCGGCTCCCGTTTACTGGACTGCGAATTGATCGTTCGCGGCTCAACCCAGCCGCTAACGTAAAGCCGCCGCCTTTCAGACTTCCTCGACTGGTCAAAGGCCCGCCGCTTAAGTAACATGGCGGGCTGACAAACGAATAAATACAGCGAAACGATAGTGGCACAACGAGATTATGTACGTCGCGGCCAGCCGGCACCTTCGCGACGCAAAAAGAGTAGCTCACGGAGCCCGCAACGCAGCCTGCCTGCGGTCTCGCCTGCCATGGTCGCGATTGCAGCGGCGGTACTGGTGGCATTCATCGGCGGCCTCTGGTTCATTACGCACCATAAAAAAGAAGAAGCGGAAGCGCTGCAGGGCAATAAAGTTGTCGGCAATGGCTTACCACCGAAGCCGGAAGAGCGCTGGCGCTATATCAAAGAGCTTGAGAGCCGCCAGCCGGGCGTCCGCGCGCCGACAGAACCTTCTGCCGGTGGCGAGGTGGTGGATCCTACCCAGTTAACCAACGAACAGCGTCAGCTGCTGGCTCAGATGCAGGCCGATATGCGCCAGCAGCCTACCCAGCTCAACGAAGTGCCGTGGAATGAGCAGACGGCGGCGCAGCGCCAGCAAACGCTCCAGCGTCAACGTCAGGCGCAGCAACAAATTCAGCAGCAACAGCAACAACAGCAGTGGGCGCAGAGCCAGACGGTACAGCAGCCGAAAGCGCAGCCGCGGGTAACGGAACAGCCGTATCAGCAACCGCGTACCGCGCAGACGCAGCCGGTTCAGCAGCCTAAAGCGCAGCTGGCTAAGCAAAATCAGCCGTATCAGGATCTGCTGCAGACCCCGGCGCATACCACCGCGCAGCAGCCGAAAGCCGCGCCGATCACCAAA
Coding sequences within it:
- the ftsN gene encoding cell division protein FtsN, which codes for MAQRDYVRRGQPAPSRRKKSSSRSPQRSLPAVSPAMVAIAAAVLVAFIGGLWFITHHKKEEAEALQGNKVVGNGLPPKPEERWRYIKELESRQPGVRAPTEPSAGGEVVDPTQLTNEQRQLLAQMQADMRQQPTQLNEVPWNEQTAAQRQQTLQRQRQAQQQIQQQQQQQQWAQSQTVQQPKAQPRVTEQPYQQPRTAQTQPVQQPKAQLAKQNQPYQDLLQTPAHTTAQQPKAAPITKETEAPKQTAEKKDERRWMVQCGSFKGAEQAETVRAQLAFEGFDSRITTNNGWNRVVIGPVKGKDNADGTISRLKMAGHTNCIRLASGG